A stretch of the Bradyrhizobium arachidis genome encodes the following:
- a CDS encoding BolA/IbaG family iron-sulfur metabolism protein, whose amino-acid sequence MVMAGPTIEALIREAFPDADVVVTELGGTGRYCGTRIVSQAFAGKSRIEQHRMIYEALKGKITDTFQALVLETTVPK is encoded by the coding sequence ATGGTGATGGCTGGACCGACAATTGAGGCCTTGATCCGCGAGGCGTTTCCCGACGCGGATGTGGTCGTGACCGAGCTCGGAGGCACCGGGCGCTACTGTGGGACACGAATCGTGTCGCAGGCCTTTGCCGGCAAGAGTCGTATCGAGCAGCATCGGATGATCTATGAGGCGCTAAAGGGCAAGATAACCGACACGTTCCAGGCGCTCGTGCTCGAAACAACCGTTCCAAAATGA
- a CDS encoding ferredoxin, giving the protein MDNNMNEFELPQLYRHHVFSCHTQRPPDHPHGSCGTAGGGPLWERLGKAIEARGLTDVGFTAAGCLGFCSSGPLMVVYPDGVWYRPRSSEDIDEIVDSHLKNGRRVDRLVIVLTRS; this is encoded by the coding sequence ATGGACAACAATATGAACGAGTTTGAACTTCCGCAGCTCTACCGGCATCACGTGTTTTCCTGTCACACTCAGCGCCCGCCCGACCATCCGCACGGCAGCTGTGGGACGGCAGGCGGTGGACCTTTGTGGGAACGGCTCGGCAAAGCGATCGAGGCGAGAGGTCTCACAGATGTCGGATTCACAGCAGCCGGCTGTCTCGGCTTCTGCAGCTCCGGTCCCCTGATGGTCGTCTATCCTGACGGTGTCTGGTATCGTCCGCGTAGCTCGGAAGACATTGACGAGATTGTTGACTCCCATTTGAAGAATGGCCGCCGTGTCGACCGCCTCGTCATCGTGCTCACGCGGAGTTAG
- a CDS encoding arsenate reductase family protein, with product MATVLLWQKPGCSTNARQIRALEAAGHRVVAKNLLTELWTAPNLLTFFGDTPVRSWFNPAARQVKSGAIDPTAINAIDAIALLLESPLLIRRPLIEAVNMKCAGFDREPVLSLLGASPRRELQNCTHTYALPCTTVGPFLRRG from the coding sequence ATGGCTACTGTTCTGCTTTGGCAGAAGCCCGGCTGCAGCACGAACGCGCGCCAGATTCGCGCCCTGGAGGCGGCGGGACATCGCGTCGTTGCAAAGAACCTGCTGACCGAGCTCTGGACAGCGCCAAATCTGCTTACTTTCTTTGGTGACACGCCGGTTCGATCCTGGTTCAACCCCGCCGCGCGGCAGGTGAAATCGGGCGCGATTGACCCGACGGCGATCAATGCAATCGACGCGATCGCCTTGTTGCTCGAAAGTCCTCTGCTGATCCGGCGTCCACTGATCGAAGCCGTAAATATGAAATGTGCCGGATTTGACCGGGAACCCGTACTGTCGCTGCTGGGCGCAAGTCCGAGGCGCGAGCTTCAGAACTGCACGCACACCTACGCACTGCCTTGTACCACTGTCGGGCCTTTTCTGCGACGCGGATAG
- the nifH gene encoding nitrogenase iron protein, with translation MSSLRQIAFYGKGGIGKSTTSQNTLAALAEMGHKILIVGCDPKADSTRLILHAKAQDTILSLAASAGSVEDLEIEDVLKVGYKDIRCVESGGPEPGVGCAGRGVITSINFLEENGAYEDIDYVSYDVLGDVVCGGFAMPIRENKAQEIYIVMSGEMMAMYAANNISKGILKYANSGGVRLGGLICNERQTDKELELAEALAKKLGTQLIYFVPRDNIVQHAELRRMTVLEYAPDSKQAEHYRNLASKVHNNGGKGIIPTPISMDELEDMLMEHGIMKPIDESQVGKTASELAAPSA, from the coding sequence ATGTCGTCACTGAGACAAATCGCGTTTTACGGCAAGGGTGGTATCGGCAAATCGACCACATCACAGAACACGCTCGCAGCGCTTGCCGAGATGGGCCACAAGATCCTGATCGTTGGCTGCGATCCGAAGGCCGACTCGACCCGCCTGATTCTGCATGCCAAGGCACAGGATACGATCTTGAGTCTCGCGGCGAGCGCCGGCAGCGTCGAGGATCTCGAGATCGAGGACGTCTTGAAGGTCGGGTATAAAGATATCCGCTGCGTCGAATCCGGTGGTCCGGAGCCAGGCGTCGGGTGCGCTGGCCGGGGCGTCATTACGTCGATTAACTTCTTGGAAGAGAACGGCGCCTACGAGGACATCGATTACGTGTCCTACGACGTGCTCGGCGACGTCGTCTGCGGCGGCTTTGCGATGCCAATACGCGAGAACAAGGCGCAAGAGATCTACATCGTCATGTCCGGCGAGATGATGGCGATGTACGCCGCCAACAACATCTCCAAGGGCATTCTGAAGTATGCCAATTCCGGCGGCGTAAGGCTCGGCGGCTTGATCTGTAATGAGCGGCAGACCGACAAGGAGCTGGAACTGGCGGAAGCGCTCGCCAAGAAGCTCGGCACCCAGCTGATCTACTTCGTCCCCCGTGACAACATTGTCCAGCATGCCGAGCTACGCCGCATGACCGTGCTGGAATATGCGCCGGACTCCAAGCAGGCGGAACACTATCGCAATCTCGCGTCCAAAGTTCACAACAATGGCGGCAAGGGCATCATCCCGACGCCGATCAGCATGGACGAACTTGAGGATATGCTGATGGAGCACGGCATCATGAAGCCAATCGACGAAAGCCAGGTCGGAAAGACCGCTTCCGAACTCGCCGCCCCTTCGGCGTGA
- a CDS encoding nitrogen fixation protein NifQ, whose protein sequence is MELSVIVAEEEPIDAMSIPSGGLPADRRQAGIELYRLLTGCDPADADVSDNGDFDRHVLASVLCAAVMDGGPLPERAGLTTEDLNELLAQCFSLAPVHTLVSIENVVSTSDEEVMVRDLLLEQRSTEGEVSRWLAAMIARRAMEPNHLWEDLGLRARPELSRLLARHFAPLAAQNTKNMRWKRFFYRRLCEDEGMAMCTTPVCTQCNDFDHCFGEETGESRMAGRHRDYLRGVEVMSEPPGRRE, encoded by the coding sequence ATGGAGTTGTCCGTGATTGTAGCGGAGGAGGAGCCAATCGATGCGATGTCAATTCCGTCGGGCGGCCTCCCCGCTGACAGACGGCAGGCCGGAATTGAACTCTACCGTCTTCTAACTGGCTGCGATCCGGCAGATGCCGACGTAAGCGATAATGGAGACTTTGATCGGCATGTGCTCGCCTCAGTTCTTTGTGCCGCTGTGATGGATGGGGGGCCGCTTCCCGAGCGCGCGGGCCTGACTACGGAGGACCTCAATGAACTGCTGGCGCAGTGTTTCTCATTAGCGCCCGTACACACTCTCGTCTCGATCGAAAACGTCGTTTCGACCAGCGACGAGGAGGTCATGGTGCGTGACCTTCTGCTTGAACAGCGATCGACGGAGGGCGAGGTCAGCCGCTGGTTGGCGGCCATGATCGCGCGGCGAGCGATGGAGCCGAACCATTTGTGGGAAGATCTCGGATTGCGCGCGCGGCCTGAGTTGTCGCGCCTATTGGCGCGCCATTTTGCGCCCCTGGCAGCGCAAAATACCAAGAATATGCGCTGGAAGCGCTTCTTCTATCGCAGATTGTGTGAGGACGAAGGTATGGCCATGTGCACGACGCCTGTGTGTACACAATGCAACGACTTCGATCACTGTTTCGGCGAAGAGACCGGCGAAAGCAGGATGGCGGGGCGCCACCGCGACTATCTGCGCGGAGTGGAGGTCATGTCGGAGCCACCAGGCAGGCGCGAGTGA
- a CDS encoding Fur family transcriptional regulator — MRPTRRRVRLAQLLFARGDRHVTAEMLFNEAIEANIELSSATIYNTLNQFTKAGLLHRIMPNRSKLFFDTDTSIHPHFYLVDEDILINIPEKLLFAQMPKALPGHEISRLDVIVHIRRRAADI, encoded by the coding sequence ATGAGGCCGACGCGCCGGCGCGTACGGCTGGCTCAGTTACTCTTCGCAAGGGGCGATCGCCATGTTACCGCCGAAATGCTCTTCAACGAGGCGATCGAAGCCAACATCGAACTCTCAAGTGCGACGATCTACAACACGCTAAACCAGTTCACAAAAGCTGGCTTGTTGCACCGAATCATGCCCAACCGCTCAAAACTATTCTTTGATACCGATACAAGCATACATCCGCATTTCTATCTCGTCGACGAAGACATTTTGATCAATATCCCCGAAAAGCTCCTGTTTGCGCAGATGCCGAAGGCCCTACCGGGCCACGAGATTTCTCGGCTCGACGTCATCGTCCACATTCGCCGTAGGGCAGCCGACATCTGA
- the nifV gene encoding homocitrate synthase produces MAFGVTVSSKLQTRQIVLNDTTLRDGEQAPGVAFATAEKVSIARVLASVGITEIEAGTPAMGHEEASAIRAIVEASLEATIIAWCRMKRSDVDAAIESGVSMVNVSVPSSDLQIAAKLGTGRIAALEQLKRIVGYARDKGLDVAVGGEDSSRADVNFLVELVAAAKNAGARRFRVADTLSVLDPDSAFALVAALRATTDLEIEFHGHDDLGLATANTLAAIKAGATHASVTVIGLGERAGNAPLEEVAVALKQLYGCDTGIVLSELENVAALVAAAAVRTIPLNKAIVGEHVFTHESGIHIDGLLKDQRSYQALDPELLGRSNRFVIGKHSGIAAITALLSELQLSVSAEESRAILARVRKHAVEHKGGVGRETVMTIWREVRERSLPKAT; encoded by the coding sequence ATGGCCTTTGGAGTGACCGTGTCTAGCAAGTTGCAGACAAGACAGATAGTCCTGAATGATACCACGTTACGCGACGGCGAGCAGGCTCCCGGCGTGGCCTTCGCAACAGCGGAAAAGGTATCGATTGCACGTGTGCTAGCAAGCGTCGGGATTACCGAGATCGAGGCCGGCACGCCGGCGATGGGCCATGAAGAAGCCAGCGCGATCCGCGCAATTGTCGAAGCTAGCTTGGAAGCGACAATCATCGCCTGGTGCCGGATGAAACGTTCTGATGTCGATGCGGCAATCGAATCTGGCGTTTCAATGGTTAATGTTTCGGTCCCATCCTCCGACCTGCAAATAGCCGCCAAGCTCGGCACCGGTCGGATCGCCGCGCTCGAGCAGCTGAAGCGGATTGTGGGCTACGCTCGCGACAAGGGGCTCGATGTCGCAGTCGGAGGCGAAGACTCTTCGCGCGCCGACGTCAACTTCCTGGTCGAGCTGGTCGCCGCGGCAAAGAACGCCGGTGCCCGGCGCTTTCGTGTCGCAGATACACTCAGCGTGCTCGATCCCGATTCGGCCTTTGCGCTGGTGGCGGCGCTGCGTGCCACCACCGATCTCGAGATTGAATTCCACGGCCACGACGACCTGGGCCTTGCAACCGCAAACACGCTCGCCGCAATCAAGGCCGGTGCAACGCACGCCTCAGTCACTGTGATCGGCCTCGGCGAGCGCGCTGGCAACGCGCCGCTTGAAGAGGTCGCTGTCGCGCTCAAACAGCTGTATGGATGCGATACGGGCATCGTGCTGTCGGAACTCGAGAATGTCGCTGCCCTCGTCGCGGCCGCCGCCGTCCGCACCATCCCACTCAACAAGGCGATTGTGGGCGAGCATGTCTTTACGCACGAATCCGGTATCCATATCGATGGTCTCCTGAAGGATCAGCGCAGCTATCAGGCGCTCGATCCAGAACTGCTCGGTCGCTCCAATCGCTTTGTGATCGGCAAACATTCGGGGATCGCCGCGATCACCGCGCTGCTGTCCGAATTGCAGCTTTCCGTCAGCGCCGAGGAAAGCAGGGCGATTCTTGCGCGCGTCCGCAAGCATGCCGTTGAGCACAAGGGTGGGGTGGGGCGTGAGACTGTGATGACGATCTGGCGCGAGGTCCGCGAGCGCTCCCTGCCCAAGGCGACGTAA
- the nifW gene encoding nitrogenase stabilizing/protective protein NifW, giving the protein METMVNGILFQLSKAGAAEEFFELLGVKYDPKIVNVARLHILRRMGQYLAAEDLTAATDAEVAKRCKAVLERAYADFVTSSPIDQRVFKVLKEAVAPRPKKAPPFVQLDRLK; this is encoded by the coding sequence ATGGAAACGATGGTAAACGGAATCCTTTTTCAATTGAGCAAGGCTGGTGCGGCCGAGGAGTTTTTTGAGCTGCTCGGCGTCAAGTACGATCCTAAAATCGTCAATGTGGCGCGTCTCCACATCTTGCGACGCATGGGGCAGTATCTCGCGGCCGAAGACTTGACTGCTGCAACCGATGCGGAGGTCGCTAAACGGTGTAAAGCCGTGCTGGAGCGGGCATACGCCGACTTCGTGACCTCCTCTCCAATCGATCAACGCGTTTTCAAGGTTCTGAAGGAAGCCGTCGCGCCACGGCCGAAGAAAGCGCCACCCTTCGTGCAACTCGACAGGTTGAAGTGA
- a CDS encoding electron transfer flavoprotein subunit alpha/FixB family protein, protein MSSTPKSRAPAAASGRAATKKELPERFKAYKHVWVFVEQERGVVHPVSWELMGAGRKLADKLKVDLAAVIIGPEGEATQQAAAQSFCYGADLVYMVADNLLADYRNESYTKALTDLVNLYKPEILLLGATTLGRDLAGSVATTLLTGLTADCTELDVDADGSLAATRPTFGGSLLCTIYTLNFRPQMATVRPRVMPMPKRVARPVGRIITQLLGLVEHDIVTKVLSFLPDRNSAKSNLAYADAVVAGGLGLGSPENFQLVHQLATALGAEYGSSRPLVQKGWVSSDRQIGQTGKTIRPKLYIAAGISGAIQHRVGVEGADLIVAINTDKNAPIFDFAHIGIVTDAIHFLPPLTAAFRERLSPHSSDRIAG, encoded by the coding sequence ATGAGCAGTACCCCCAAAAGCCGCGCTCCGGCCGCCGCCTCTGGCCGTGCCGCGACCAAGAAGGAGTTGCCCGAGCGCTTTAAGGCCTACAAGCACGTTTGGGTTTTCGTCGAGCAGGAACGCGGGGTTGTGCACCCCGTGTCCTGGGAACTCATGGGTGCCGGCCGTAAGCTTGCCGACAAGCTCAAGGTTGATCTTGCCGCGGTCATCATCGGCCCAGAAGGTGAGGCGACACAACAAGCGGCTGCGCAATCGTTCTGCTATGGCGCCGACCTCGTGTACATGGTTGCCGACAATCTCTTGGCCGACTATCGCAACGAGTCCTACACGAAGGCTCTGACCGATCTTGTCAACCTCTACAAGCCGGAAATCCTGCTCTTGGGGGCAACTACGCTCGGCCGCGATCTCGCGGGCTCGGTCGCAACTACGTTGCTTACGGGACTGACTGCCGATTGCACAGAGCTCGATGTCGATGCCGACGGTTCGCTCGCTGCGACGCGCCCGACCTTCGGAGGCTCGTTACTCTGCACGATCTATACGCTGAACTTTCGTCCGCAAATGGCAACCGTCCGCCCACGTGTGATGCCGATGCCAAAGCGCGTCGCGCGCCCAGTCGGTCGGATTATCACCCAGTTACTCGGACTCGTCGAACACGACATCGTCACAAAAGTTCTCTCTTTCCTGCCTGACCGCAACTCAGCAAAATCCAACCTCGCTTATGCCGATGCCGTCGTCGCGGGCGGCCTTGGGCTCGGATCACCGGAGAATTTCCAGCTGGTGCACCAGCTGGCGACCGCGCTTGGTGCCGAATACGGCAGTTCGCGGCCGCTGGTACAGAAGGGCTGGGTCTCCTCCGATCGCCAGATCGGCCAGACCGGCAAGACGATCCGACCGAAACTTTATATCGCCGCCGGCATTTCGGGGGCGATCCAGCACCGAGTTGGAGTTGAGGGCGCCGATCTTATCGTTGCTATCAACACCGATAAGAACGCGCCGATTTTCGACTTCGCTCATATAGGCATCGTCACCGATGCCATTCATTTCTTGCCGCCGCTCACCGCCGCGTTCCGCGAGCGGCTGTCGCCACATTCCAGCGATCGCATAGCAGGTTAA
- a CDS encoding FAD-dependent monooxygenase, producing MIEEKFDAIVVGAGMAGNAAALTMAEGGMKVLQLERGEYSGSKNVQGAILYADMLEKLVPDFREDAPLERHLVEQRFWMMDDRAHTGLHYRSEDFNEEKPNRYTIIRAQFDKWFSQKVREAGATVLCETTVTDLARDSHGKVIGVRTDRRDGEIHADIVVLAEGVNGMLGTRAGLRERPQPEKVALAVKEMHFLPREIIEARFNLKGDEGVVIEAVGTISRGMTGMGFIYANKECISLGIGCLVADFQRTGETPYGLLDRFKRHPSVAPLIEGSEVKEYSAHLIPEGGFKAIPELYGKGWVVIGDAAQLNNTIHREGSNLAMTSGRIAAEAILQIKSRNQPMTPQNLALYKKMLDESFVIKDLRKYKDMPALMHTRSQNFFLTYPQLVSKAMQNFLRVDGTPKIEKEKLTLRSFTKARSRRGLFGDAFRLVRAWR from the coding sequence ATGATCGAGGAAAAATTCGATGCCATCGTCGTTGGCGCGGGCATGGCCGGCAATGCGGCCGCGCTCACCATGGCCGAGGGTGGCATGAAGGTGCTGCAGCTCGAACGCGGCGAGTATTCGGGATCAAAGAACGTGCAGGGCGCGATCCTCTATGCCGACATGCTCGAGAAGCTGGTTCCCGATTTCCGTGAGGACGCTCCGCTTGAGCGACATTTGGTCGAGCAGCGCTTCTGGATGATGGACGATCGCGCGCACACCGGCTTGCATTACCGCTCCGAGGATTTCAACGAGGAGAAGCCGAACCGCTACACCATCATCCGCGCTCAATTCGACAAATGGTTTTCACAAAAGGTTCGCGAAGCCGGCGCCACAGTATTATGCGAAACAACTGTCACCGACCTGGCACGAGACTCCCATGGCAAGGTCATCGGTGTAAGAACCGATCGCCGCGATGGGGAGATCCACGCCGACATCGTCGTGTTGGCGGAGGGCGTCAACGGCATGCTTGGTACGCGGGCTGGCCTGCGGGAGCGGCCGCAGCCCGAGAAGGTTGCGCTCGCAGTCAAGGAAATGCACTTCCTGCCGCGCGAGATCATTGAGGCGCGTTTCAATCTAAAGGGTGACGAAGGCGTAGTGATCGAGGCCGTAGGCACGATTTCTCGCGGCATGACCGGCATGGGGTTTATCTACGCCAACAAGGAATGCATCTCGCTGGGTATCGGCTGCCTGGTCGCCGACTTCCAGCGAACGGGCGAGACGCCTTATGGCCTGCTCGATCGTTTCAAACGGCATCCTTCGGTCGCCCCGCTCATAGAAGGCTCCGAGGTGAAGGAATATTCTGCCCATCTGATCCCAGAAGGGGGCTTCAAAGCGATACCTGAACTCTATGGCAAGGGCTGGGTCGTGATCGGCGACGCCGCGCAGCTTAACAACACAATTCATCGCGAAGGATCAAACCTCGCGATGACGTCGGGCCGGATTGCGGCAGAAGCGATCCTTCAGATCAAGTCGCGGAATCAACCGATGACCCCGCAGAACCTGGCGCTATACAAGAAGATGCTCGATGAATCTTTCGTGATAAAGGATCTAAGGAAGTACAAAGACATGCCGGCGCTGATGCACACTCGGTCACAAAACTTCTTCCTGACCTATCCGCAGCTCGTCTCAAAGGCTATGCAGAACTTTCTGCGCGTCGACGGCACGCCTAAAATCGAAAAAGAGAAGCTCACACTCAGGTCGTTCACCAAAGCTCGCTCGCGCCGAGGTCTGTTTGGCGATGCCTTTCGCCTCGTGCGCGCGTGGCGGTGA
- a CDS encoding ferredoxin family protein produces MSIELSMRVEDKLFNNRYLVDTGRPHIKVRPHPKPSPQLLSMLKVCPARCYELNEQGQVEATVDGCIECGTCRVICEESGDIEWSYPRGGYGVLFKFG; encoded by the coding sequence ATGTCGATCGAGCTATCCATGCGTGTCGAAGACAAGCTATTCAACAACCGCTATCTCGTCGATACCGGCCGCCCCCACATCAAGGTGCGGCCGCATCCCAAACCATCGCCGCAGCTTTTGTCAATGCTGAAGGTTTGCCCAGCGCGATGCTATGAGCTCAACGAACAGGGCCAGGTTGAGGCTACCGTCGACGGCTGCATCGAATGCGGCACTTGCCGAGTAATTTGCGAGGAGAGCGGCGACATCGAATGGAGCTATCCACGAGGCGGCTACGGCGTGCTATTTAAATTCGGATGA
- a CDS encoding class I SAM-dependent methyltransferase translates to MRTEHLASYVLRGGEEGRARLAVIARVLAEPTRLLLDRSEPLEGCAAIDAGCGGGDITFELAKRVGRAGQVFGLDLDEDKIVLARAEAKRRGIPNVEFCRADVTHHWPVRGVSVVSVRFVLTHLVDPREALKQAYEALRPGGMIVVQDIDCDGEFCDPPSAAFRRKGELFIEAVRRRGGDPLIGRRLVALLEAAGFSDVHSSMVQPYGRDGDVKRVPLLTFTAIRDALLQLGLTSIQEIGGITAELEAFLDRPNTTVGLPRIFHAWGRRQ, encoded by the coding sequence ATGAGGACAGAACATCTCGCCTCCTACGTTCTAAGGGGTGGAGAAGAGGGCCGGGCACGTCTTGCAGTGATCGCCCGCGTGCTGGCGGAACCAACACGCTTGCTGCTCGATCGATCCGAACCGCTCGAAGGATGCGCGGCCATCGATGCAGGCTGCGGCGGTGGCGATATAACGTTCGAATTGGCAAAGAGGGTTGGCAGAGCCGGCCAAGTCTTCGGTCTGGATCTCGACGAAGACAAAATCGTTCTGGCACGGGCCGAGGCTAAGCGGCGTGGCATCCCAAATGTGGAATTCTGCCGCGCAGACGTTACGCATCATTGGCCGGTGCGCGGGGTATCAGTGGTGAGCGTTCGGTTCGTGCTTACTCATCTCGTCGATCCTCGCGAGGCGCTCAAACAAGCATACGAGGCGCTCCGACCTGGGGGTATGATCGTGGTGCAGGATATCGATTGTGACGGCGAGTTCTGCGATCCGCCGTCGGCTGCGTTTCGTCGCAAAGGCGAACTCTTCATTGAAGCCGTGCGCAGGCGCGGCGGAGATCCCTTGATTGGCCGTAGGCTCGTCGCGCTCCTCGAAGCCGCAGGCTTCTCCGACGTTCACTCCTCAATGGTTCAGCCTTACGGGCGCGATGGTGACGTCAAGCGGGTTCCATTGCTGACTTTCACCGCAATTCGCGACGCGCTGCTTCAGTTAGGGCTCACCAGCATCCAGGAGATCGGCGGCATTACGGCCGAGCTCGAAGCGTTCCTCGATCGGCCTAACACGACTGTCGGGCTGCCGCGGATCTTCCATGCCTGGGGACGGAGGCAGTGA
- a CDS encoding DUF3422 family protein gives MVDQLDLASFKLHPERDAVLGEVHARPFTGLVSALGMVRFVFLAKGDDAASDRRRFIDFCREHKVTSPEPSAKHHQIGFGPVVLRWEQHSEFATFTWIWSTANGPAARQFGDVRDSAQSLIRGLSQAGELLAAIKLEAERGGACPIERAEQIFDKSSLAMVNVKGGAGVVASDFRADDKGFTRILVYDRGLTPHDLGALVQRLLEIETYRSLALLGLSTALELAPSVDRIDRRLVEVLEEMQGAEGLKVNNHLLQELTALAVSFERDVAGSLFRFGASRAYNELVQSRLSIVEGEGVADYPTWSSFLARRMAPAIRTCATMEERQANLSDKLARAADLLRTRVDVEIEQQNRDLLRSINERSRQQLRLQSTVEGLSVGAIGYYVVSLFAYLAKGAHDVGLHVEPTSVTAAFVPIAVGVIWLVSYNVRKRHLKPEDAPSRARE, from the coding sequence ATGGTCGATCAATTGGATTTGGCATCATTCAAGCTACATCCCGAGCGGGACGCTGTACTCGGCGAAGTGCATGCACGCCCATTTACCGGCCTAGTGTCGGCGCTCGGGATGGTGCGTTTCGTGTTTCTCGCGAAGGGCGACGACGCCGCAAGCGATCGCCGCCGGTTTATTGATTTCTGTCGGGAGCACAAGGTAACCTCGCCCGAGCCGTCCGCGAAACATCATCAGATCGGGTTCGGGCCAGTGGTGCTACGCTGGGAGCAGCATTCCGAATTTGCAACGTTCACTTGGATCTGGAGCACCGCGAACGGTCCAGCCGCCCGCCAATTTGGCGACGTCCGTGACTCCGCTCAATCATTAATCCGTGGACTATCGCAAGCTGGAGAATTGCTCGCCGCGATCAAGTTAGAGGCAGAGCGGGGAGGCGCTTGTCCGATCGAGCGCGCCGAGCAGATTTTTGACAAAAGTAGTCTGGCGATGGTCAACGTCAAGGGCGGGGCAGGCGTTGTGGCCTCCGACTTTCGCGCTGACGATAAAGGTTTTACGAGAATTCTGGTCTACGATCGCGGACTGACCCCGCACGATCTCGGCGCGCTGGTCCAACGTCTGTTGGAAATCGAGACCTACCGCTCCCTAGCGCTGCTTGGTCTATCGACCGCGCTGGAGCTTGCGCCATCGGTCGATCGAATCGATCGCCGTCTCGTCGAGGTGCTCGAAGAGATGCAGGGCGCGGAAGGGCTAAAAGTCAACAACCATCTCCTTCAGGAACTGACAGCACTGGCAGTCTCGTTCGAAAGAGACGTGGCCGGCAGTTTGTTCCGTTTCGGTGCCAGCCGAGCATACAACGAGCTGGTGCAATCGCGATTGTCGATCGTTGAAGGCGAGGGCGTCGCGGATTATCCAACTTGGTCGTCCTTCCTGGCGCGCCGTATGGCGCCTGCGATACGAACCTGCGCAACGATGGAGGAGCGCCAGGCAAATTTATCGGACAAGCTGGCGCGCGCCGCGGATCTGTTGCGAACACGCGTTGATGTTGAAATCGAGCAACAGAATCGCGACCTTTTGCGCTCGATCAACGAACGGTCGAGGCAGCAGCTTCGCCTGCAGTCCACGGTCGAGGGCTTGTCAGTCGGGGCCATCGGGTACTATGTGGTCAGCCTGTTCGCCTATCTCGCCAAAGGTGCCCACGACGTTGGACTGCACGTAGAGCCAACGTCTGTAACCGCGGCTTTCGTGCCAATCGCCGTCGGCGTGATCTGGCTGGTTAGTTACAATGTTCGGAAACGACACCTTAAGCCAGAAGACGCACCGTCCAGAGCGCGCGAGTAG